ATACAAATATGATTAGCCTATGTGCTAAGGGCATCAGTATATGTGAAGGCATATTTATACTACATTAACCCTCTAATTTCATTATGCAAATTCTCTCAAGTTCTGAACTATTGCTGCCATCTGTTGGTTTTAATGAGCAATAGCAATGCTGTCAGGTGTTAGGGTCCTCTCATAAACCCCAAAGacagtattaaaataaaccCCCAAATTATTTCAGTTATATCAGAAAACTGTGcttaatgttttgtaaatgacTCCATGTAGACATACCGAAGAGGGTGCACGTCATTCCTCTCTTCGTTAGGTTGCACTGGCTCattatagtcgctcgcatccaATTCAAAtctctgctcttggcctacaaaaccatcactggttcggcacccccaTATCTTCACTCCCTAATTCAGATTTATGTACCCGCCCGATCCCAAGACAACGTCTTCTGGTGGCGTCCCACAAAGGGAAAAGATCACTCTCACGCACTTTCTCCGGATGTGTTCCACGAAGTGCTCTAGTTGAACAAAGTCTTATGGGGGTGCCCTTCATTTTGGTGGGGGTTATTAGTCTCGCAATATAtaattgatacaaaatacacaatatatttgattattaaaatgcataactatatactattatatttaaaacaggctTACATAGAAGAACAGGCTTCTTTTACTGTCCTGCGCCATGGTCTTTAGacgagacatgacaactagcgcttaaacaaacttaaaataaattattgtaaataattaattcacaaaatttaccACATCCactgcatgaatttaatcacatttgtcattataattttcactcaaatacaaatatctgagggacccccCAAAGTCCATTGTTTACTTCTTAAGGGggtccctaatgccttatggggggtCCCGGAGCCCCTCAGCCCCCTTCAATTCAAGCACTTAGTTCCACGACTCTGGGACGATCTCCCTCTTTCCACCACACCAGCGGATTCTGTAGTTGTCTTTAAGAAGCGGCTTAAAACACAtatcttccgtcaacatctgacccATTAGTACAGTCTTATACTTTTTCCTACTTTTCTATACTTCTTTCCAGAATAACGTGAATGGACTTTTTCTAACAGCCctgatctctctctcactctctcaattTCAAGGTACTTTATTGACATGACTGTGTACCCACAATACCCCCAaagcattaaacattaaaaaagacatatcagtgtgacaaattatatttacctatttaaaaaagtgacttttaaagaacaataaacaaaataatacagtgtgattaaaactatatttatattattttaaattaaacttaaaatacaatgaaaatgcATTACTTCTTACActagttaatattaatattcaacacCAATTTTGAAACCTAAAACGACAATCTTATCCAGTACTACATTTAGGCCGTTTAAAACATTGATTGTGATTGTACTTGTGCATTAAAAGCTTTCAACCATGTCAGTACGCAAATGAGCGTTGTAAACTTATTTACAGAgcgcatttttttattttgggtgcgCATGCGCACCACTTATGTGCATCCCTGCCTATACCTACAGTGGTAACAGATGTTGAAAGTAGATATGAGTTTATGGAGATAGTAAGTATGGAGCACGCAGGAAGAGTAGACAAGCTTGTAAATAAAGAGACCACAGGGTGGCAGTAAGGTCAAGTTAGGTACTTTGTGTGAAGAAGACCTGgaataggaaaataaataagggtagttgacaaataaacagcaaacgtgacagcaaaaatgtaggAAAAACTAACattgaagataaatctctcttgtgcttttttatattataaatatacatcatCTTAATAACATAAACTAACATATAACTAACAGTTTTATGTGCTCCCTTCACATTTAATACCACATCATTCGTTTTTCTAGCACCTATGCAAACATAATGTAGAATCTATAAGCACTGCTACTAATTCAAAAGGTCTGTCAGAAACTTCCAAGCAGTGCTTTATGCTCCAAATGTAAGACCTTAATTACGTTAGTCAGGGCAGGGGTGGGTACAGATGTGTTTTGGATCTTTGCCTGCACTGTGACAGTCAGATCTGGCAGTAATGAAGGCATGAAGAATCTGGCCAGCTGCAAGGGGCTGAATGGTTAAGATGAGAGGTGTGTCCTCTCCCCGGAGACCTGTGGGAATGACGCCGGATTGGACGAGCTGTATGAGGAGGGCGGTGGTGTGAAAGACCTGAgctggaggaggaagaggaggagagatgaagAGCGAGACAAAGAAGGAGGGCTTCTCTCCTGATTATTCTCGAGTTCTCTCCATACCACACCCTGCCATGCTGAGTCCAAACAAACTTTGTTAGGTTTGTGCTCAGTTCTTTTCTGTGTAAAGAGTCTtttacacacagcatgaaatTATTGTACACTGAAGAGCGCTTGCTCTTCAATGTGATACATTGGgcatgtaaaatatgttttgaatgcATTCTTTTCTGAAATGAGACCCTGTAGTCTTAAGAGATGTAACGTCTAACAGTATATAAACAGCTGCTTGACTCAAGCATTTTTCCTCCTCCACTCCCGTCCCTCCTAAGTGTGAATGTAACTTTGGGCTTGAAAAgagtttaaaggggtcatatggcgcgaatacatgtttttctgtgtctttggtgggttataagttgcccgtgaatgtattagacacatacaattgcaaaaattaaagtttaaaaaattctatctaaaagtgaattttCACCCAGACCTGAATGAAACGTCTTGTGTAACCACGCGCCCAAAAATCTACGTCAGTACGTgccgtggtatgatttgactaatgTATACGCAAGTTAGGAGGGTGATATTCGTTTCAGCCATGTcgcatgacccctttaatgtttgAGATGTTTAACAAACAGGCAACATCTGGCTATATTTTTCATGTGATGGAGcgacacaaaacacaatgtaaGCTACTCGtaagatgaataaaaaacacCTTTATTACAATCAAAGTGAAACATTGCTGGTAAAACATGGTTtaattgtgtaaaaaaacattttgttccaACAGAGGTATAGAATTATACAAAGTATACAATTATACTTCACAGGCTTGAAAGTGGTTCTGCAAGTGCTTGGTACAGACAACACtccagacaaaataaaaaagtcagtAAATGCCATTAAAATTGGCTCGGCTATCTTGTAACCgacaaatacaaacaatatgTAAAATTGCTGCTCTTCAATTGAAATAATCCATTTACACAAAGTAATGACACAAAATATAATCCACAATGCAATTCATGTGACTACATTGATACAGTCATGATGTTAAAGTTATGCTATGCAGGAGTTTGTGGTGGAGTTTCTAACATTATTAAAGATGCCAGTAAATAGgacaacatacagtatataatatcaTTCCTTTAGTCCCTCCCCTCTCAACTCAACAGTGTCTTTTATTCCTTCACAGATGTGTTTGCTGTTaacttatataaataaacaatcagTAAGCTGCCAGTTGAAAGGAATGCGATATTTCATCTGGCTTTGTTCCTTCATGAATACAAATGGActaatttacttttaattgctCTACAGTTGTCATAATAAATTTAAAAAGTCAATCATTATGACTTGTGTCAAGGCTTTGTTATGATCCGAGCCAGCTAAATAGCTCTTGTCACTAAACTATCAACAAAAATCTACTTTCAAAAACACATGGgttaaaatatttcttacaGTGCATTAAGTGGACGGTCAGTGATGTCTTCATCTGGTTATGTACGCAATATGTCTCACTACTTAAACCTATTCACATTTCAATAGATTTAAAAGcagaaaattgtcattttttaaaagaaaagtgcCATTTCGAAGACGTGATAGTAATCACAACggcagtaaatgtaaatgaactgtCAGTTAATGATAATACAGTTTTCAAACCATTAATGAGTTCCATTAGATCCCTCTCGAACAAACAGCATCTTCCGTTCTGATTTATTCACACCTTGAGATGATCAGGTGTTCAGTGGGTCAGTTTTTGGCCAGGATATTATCCTCAGGTGTAAGTGGGATGCTATCCCAAAAGAGCAAGAAACAAAGAAGGAATAACAAGAGATTTTTCTTGGAATCTTGTCTAGTTCCTCATGTCCCCATTTTTGGTCTTCAGAACAACTAAAACCACCATAACAGGGATAAGGCATATGGGGGTCATGACTAAGGCCAGGACGATTTTGGGAGGGGGGTCTCTCAGCCCTTCTGTGGGGCATTCTTGAAAATAGGTGGCGTGGATATCCACAAACGTGTCTTCAACAAAATGGTTTGGCCACGGAAGCAGGAAACAGTCAGCAATAGACTCGGTACACAGGGTGAAATTGTTGTAGGCACTGCCGtagagacagaaaaaaatacatttaaatttaaagttatGTATGATATTTAATAACTCGAAATTGTAAGAATTTACCTCTTTACTTTTTCCAATGAACACCAGTCTGTACTAGTCATGTTATTCATCGCCGTTAGAAAATTTgtttgacaaaaatgaaaaaccagAGATTCATAGCATTGCTGAGGCCTCAATACATATTCCACACAGACTGAACAGTAAATATCACAGCCGGTCTTGTTGGCACATTCTGAAAGATGAATGAAgttgaatgaaatgaaaataataatgaacGTTGGAATAAGTTTATGTTCAAAATGTAGTCAAGTATCATTCAAGCGTTACAGCCCAGATGTCAAAGTTGATAATTTTTACCATTCAAttagttttaaaacacatttttacagtcTTGACTTGTATACGTTCAATGACAACAAGTGTAGCCTACTTACTGAATATGTCTCTCTCCCCATGGCCAGGATctaaaacatatacatgtaAAAAGAAGACATGACATAGGCATTTATACATGCAATATCACATCAACAAATcgaaacattattaaaataaataaatactatgaagaagtaaaaaataaatgcaaacatacaTATGTACGTATAAAGATAAGAATTTCAAGTCGAAATAAATCCCACTGTTTGACTATTAAGAGTAATTCATGTCACccttaaaaactattttagtaAAATTGCATGCTGGTCATTTGTAGTTTGTGCACTTCATCTTTTTGCATCAGTTTTCTATGATGTGATAATAGCTAAAAGCGAACTTCAGTCAACAGACGcatacacaaacgcacacaaaaacttaccaaagagaaaagaaagaaacacgCCAAAGAAGCTTAACGATGCCCTCATATCAGAGCAAAAGAGGGCCGGCGAGCCGCTTTCACTCCGCCGCTGAACGTGCCTGAACTTTACCACCGCACGACGCGACGCATAACAGGAAACGCGTGATGTGATGCGCCCTCACCACATGTGGACTCGCGCTCAGCAGATGTTCAGACTCTGCTGACCGAGTTCTCGAAGCTAAACTCTTTCATTTTCCCACGTAATATGGCTCCACCTCTGGCcgtctcactctccctctctcactcagACTTGCTATCATAAAACACGGTCGTGTTTAAAAGATGACAGCGATTCCCTGAGGCGCGGATCTGAGCGGAGCACACCCAGGCCAGATGTACATCTGCAAACGGGTCTCCCccttaaaaaaacacttcatttcTCCTCAGGTTGATTCCTCGCGAGCACAGTGGTTctgatttatttgtgtttttcgcATGTGTTTCCAAACAGGAAACATAAGCGAGCGTTTAGGGGAAGAGCAGGGTGTAGCATTGGAAGAACTGGGTCAGATGAAACAGCTCAGGTTCGGGAAACGGCATAATCAGAGTTACCCATCTGTGCTTGAAGGGtcaaacatttgcttttaacCCCGGCTCGCTCTTCAAAAGAAGAGAATCCGAGGATGAGGGAGGACTGGAACAGTTTATGTAACACATTTGGTCTTGTGGTTCCTACGTTGACCATCGGAGCCTGATTTCTACTGCACCAATGTTAAGCCCTAATGGAAAGCTTCCATGTATTGTTCTGGATTACAGATGGGCCAGTGCCTCCAGGCCTCATATTGCTGGGCATCAGGTCTAACTGCCCAAGAGCAAAGGAACCTTAACACCATGCAGTCCCCTTAGTCATGTGACAAATATATgccacagaataaaaacatttgcaataCACAACTATATACTAATTTTTGTTAAACATATGTTGTTGATATAATATTCAGCTATCCACATTCCCCTGCATAACTTGTTTATAACACCGTGTAATCTGTATATAGCACATCTGTACATACAATACTGTCTCATGTCCTTTTTGTCAATTGTGTATTGTCtcacacatatttattttttacattttgttacctGTGCCTTGTCACTTTTTTAAACTGTATGTGCACTAGAAGCTTCTGTCAATAAGACCAATTCCTTGAGTGtccaagcacacttggcaataaagctctttctgattctggaATGGTACCCACACCTTTAATTAAGCATAATTTGTCCTTAAAAGCTcaagaaagagaaacagcaTTATTTGTTCATGTAAAGTTACTTCatgaaaaattacttttgtgACAATCACAGAAGAAGACTTTATATTTTCTGCAGGCTGCAAAAGTGATTAGAACCAAACCCAATCCAAACCTCctctgtgtgcttgtgtttattCAAAAACTAAGATTTATTCTTTATGGCAGAGACTCTTTCTCTCAagataaatattacaaaaagcTGATTGAAAGTGCTCTTTCACAGGATTGTACAACCGCAGCACTATTTTCATATCCCGTGTTATCAATAAGCTTTGTAAAAGTCAGAATAAACTTTTGTTTGCTATTCATTGTTTAAACCCATACATAATGTGACATTGCAGATAAACAGCTGCTCAGTGTGCACATTACAAAAAAAGG
This region of Triplophysa dalaica isolate WHDGS20190420 chromosome 7, ASM1584641v1, whole genome shotgun sequence genomic DNA includes:
- the ramp2 gene encoding receptor activity-modifying protein 2 isoform X1, which codes for MAHLSTTTPVGTLLFWVCLNLMVTGLQTLLPNGQKHTARQTTSTPLTEEQTLAYTRTDPGHGERDIFKCANKTGCDIYCSVCVEYVLRPQQCYESLVFHFCQTNFLTAMNNMTSTDWCSLEKVKSAYNNFTLCTESIADCFLLPWPNHFVEDTFVDIHATYFQECPTEGLRDPPPKIVLALVMTPICLIPVMVVLVVLKTKNGDMRN
- the ramp2 gene encoding receptor activity-modifying protein 2 isoform X2, which translates into the protein MRASLSFFGVFLSFLFDPGHGERDIFKCANKTGCDIYCSVCVEYVLRPQQCYESLVFHFCQTNFLTAMNNMTSTDWCSLEKVKSAYNNFTLCTESIADCFLLPWPNHFVEDTFVDIHATYFQECPTEGLRDPPPKIVLALVMTPICLIPVMVVLVVLKTKNGDMRN